TCCCTCATTCCACATACGGAAATTTGTATTCCAAAGATTATTACTCAGATTAAAATGAATACCGCCCTTTTTGTCGGGGTATTCCAATGAGTAGTTTATACCTCTCGCCTCACCTACATTAACCAGGAAAGCGGCTTCACTCCATATGCGGATGGTTCCGGATGAAGTCACCAAATCCACATAACGGTCGATACCGTGCTGCTGACGATTCCCTTTTTCTACCACATCGAACAGATCGACACGCTCACCGACTTTCTCTGCTACGATCGAAAGAATATCATCCGTATTAAAAGACAACCAATAGGCCTCCGGCAAGCGGACCGCAGGTTTATCTTTTATAGTCAAAGTGACTTCCGCTTTCTTTCCATTCTTATATTCCAACACATCCACATACATCTTTTCAGGATATACCCGCCGGTCAACTTCAGGACGCTCCGGGAAAACAAGCTCATTCACCGTCCGTATTCCTTTCTTCTCTTTACGAACCTCCTGCCTGATGGTCTGTGCAGGGAGAGAGACACTTATGGCTTTCGATTTATCCAGTTCCGGTTTACCTATATCAGCCAAAGCCCATCCATAATGAGCACGCAAGTAGTTATCCAGATAATGCTGATAATCAGCGGCATCATACATTTGATATGATAATCCTTCTATCTTCAAAATGTCATTTTTCAATACAGCAGCTTGCCAAGGCGTTGAAGCCACCGATTGGGATTTCTCCGTAAATGAAGGAACAACCGGCTCGTCAATCTCTTTCATTTTGGCCAACGCCTCTACCTGCAAATTCTGAGGCAGGTATTGAATCGCATTATAAATATAATCATCCAATTCCTTCCACGATGCTTCCGCTTTCCGGAAAGGTGCGGTAGAACGAGCCGGTAAGAAAAGATCCGTATCATATTTGTCCCAATTATGAAGATGTGTTTTCACATCAACACCCTGTGTATGTTCGGCTATCAATCCTAGTTCCAAAGCAAAATCAAGTGCCGCATCGCTGTTCTTGTCGATTTTCTTTTCACGCAACCACTGAGAATAGAGTTCGGACAACGCCCTGAATTTTGCCATTCGTATCGGAGCACTTCCATAACCGTAAATCCAGGTATCCCCTATTTCTGATGTAACTACCGGTAACTGGTCCTGCATAGCAATCAGCTCTTCCGCTATTTCATTGAAAGAAGAGGCTATCAAACGGGCTTTCGGATAACGTTTATGCAAATCGGCATAAATTGCCTTCACTTTTTCATAGGGGTGAGGTCCATGATTATCTCCGGTAAAATTAATCGAGATTACCGCTTTTCCTCCCGGAAGTATATTCTCCGAGCCATAATCCTGCTGATAGACCAGAATCAATTCACTGCCATCCGTATCTCTCCAACGGCAAAACTCAGGTACGGAAGGAATGGGACAAGCCGGATTTACGCCTATATGCAGAAAACGAATACCGGCACGGCTCATCGGAGCCACAATACTACGTGTATGCCCCGGTACATCCGTCATCTTGGCAGCAATCGTTTTCTTTCCGTACTTTTCATCCAGCTTATGTGACAAAAGCAGGCAAGTCTCAAACAAATCCCGATTCATCGATTCCGACTCGACGGTATAAGGCACTGAATTCCAAACAATGTCCCCTCGCCGGATAGCCGTTTCCAAACGTTCCACTTCTTTGGGCGATGCCGTATGGAGGTATTTCCAGATCAACCATGCTCCCGTTGTCCAAACATATTTTTCACTAGCATTCTCTGCACGTAACTTTTCCGATACATCCAATGCCTTCGGTATAAATTCCGTTATATAACGCTGGGTTACCACGGAACTCAAATCGGTAAAACCGACATCCAGATGCGTTTTGAAAACAACATACACTTTCTCGACAGATGTATTTATTTCCTGTCCATTGAGCTGGACTATTCCCAAAGATATAATTAAGAGAGAAATTAAAATTCGTTTCATGTGTAAATGATAATTATATTCATAAAAAAACAGCATACAGAAACTATAAATAGCAGAATATATTTTCTGAGATCTATCGATGTACCCTGTATGCTGTTCCGATTTCAACAATCAATCTCTAAAATACCAATTCATATTAGTATCCGGGATTTTGCTTAATTTTCCCCTGAGATTCATCTATGATATTCTGTGGAATAGGGAATAACACCATATGTGGTTGAGCAGTCGTATATCCTTCTTCATGAGCTGTAGAAATTAACTTGTCATGACGAATCAAATCCCGACGGCGATGCCCTTCACAGAATAACTCCCTGCCTCTTTCATCCAGAATGAAATCACGGAATGCCTCTTTACTCGCAGTAGCAGCTGCCGGTATGGAGTTAGACAAACCTACCCGGGCACGAATCTGTTCTACATAAGAAATTGCTTCTGCCGTAGGACCATTTTGTTCATTTATAGCCTCTGCCAACTCCAGTAAGACATCCGCATAACGATGAACAACGACATCGTTTCCTGAATACTCGGTTGTTTGCTTTGGATCTTCGGGATATTTTATTGGAAGAGCACCTTTCTTCAAGTGTTCGAAATTATCACGAGTAGCCAACACAGAGTCCGTAGCCCCTTCAGGCAAATATTTAAACTCTCCGACCAAAGAATTTAAACGGTCATCCCCCTTTTCATATTTATCGTAAAAACTCCATGGAGTATTATGAACATACCACCGCTGAATTTTATTGTTTGCCAAAGGATATCCCGGAGGAACAATATGTGTTAACCACATATTACCCTCTCCTCCTTCTGCAAGACAAGGTATAGCCCATATAATCTCATTATTCTTTGCATTCTCAACTGAGAAAACAGAAGAATAGCTCGGCTGCAAATCATATCCCAGCTTCGTAATCTCCCGGCAAGCGGCTTCAGCATCCTGCCAACGCTTTTCCTGCATGTACAATTTCACCAATATGGCATAGGCTGCCCCTTTCGTAAAACGCCCCCAGTCGTTTGCAGCATAAGTTGACGGTAAAACAGACGCTGCACTCTTCAAATCACTTTCTATCAATTTAACAAATTCCTCTTTAGAAAGACGTTCAAGAATAACTTCATTTTCCGGATTTCGAAGTATTTCCGGATCGGTGACCACTCCTGCTGTACCATAAAAATCGTACAACATGAACATATACTGCCCCCTAGCACATTGTACTTGGGCTATCAGTTCATTTTTACGATCCTCATTCATCGGAGTACGTTGCAAATCATCCATTAAAAGAGTAGCCCGACTCACATGTTTAATGAAGTTTGTATAATGCTTCGTTACATTACTCTCTGTTGATGACCATAAAAAACGTTCAACGACCTCCAGGTCATTTCTTGTTAATCCCATCTCATCCGTAACCAAATTGGATTCCATAAAATAACTAGCCACATGAGCACTAAATATACTACCGCTCCAACCGGCTATAAACGGACGATATATAGCTGTTACTGCCGCACGGGCATCGTCTTCGTTCTGGAAATAGTTTTCCGGAATAATTTTATCATTCACAACTGGATCCAAATCCAAACAAGATGTTAGCCCTAAAGAACAAACAGCCAATAATGATATCGCATTTTTTAAAATAAGTCTTTTCATATTCTATAATTATCAGAAAGTTATATCTACACCAAATGAAACTGTCAATTGAGTCGGATAGGCAGCCATGCCATCCATTTCAGGATCCACACCGCTATACTTTGTAATAACGAATGGGTTTTGAACATCTCCGTAAACACGAAGATTCTGTATAACCTTATCCAGATTTTTAATCTTAGGCAATGTATATCCTAATGTGATATTCTTACAACGCAGGAAGTTTGCGTTCTCCAGCCAGAAATCAGAACTCCGATCGTACGGATTCATTATACTGGTCGGATATTTACCAGTCTGATTATCATGAGCCCAACGATCTCTTACGGCCGTAGCCATATTCACGCCGTTCTTCAGGAACCAGGAACGTTTCAGATACCAGTCGTAAGCCGGGTTTTCCAATTGTCTGCCAAAATAACCATAGAAGAATATATTCAGGTCAAAACCTTTATAAGCAAAGGTATTACCAAAGCCCAGATAGAACTTGGATGTTTTTGTTCCCAGGTAAATAACATCCGCATCGTCCAGCTTACCGTCCGGTCCTTCCACTAAGTTTCCGTCTTCATCACGTCCGTTCAAATCCTTATACTTGATCATACCAGGCTTGGCATTCGGCATATGAGGCAATTTGCATGTACCGTCCGGATTCATATCGCCCGGCTGTACCAAACCATCAGAAATATACAGATAGTAGGAATTCAACATATCCTTTTCATTCTCATAAATCGCTTTTTTCCATTGGGGATTTCTTTCCAGCCAACGGTCACGATACAAAGAGAACACGACATCTGTCGACCAGGAAAACTCACCGATCAGATTACGGGAAGTAATACCCAATTCAAAACCTTTACTGCCCTTCGCTCCGATATTAGCCATCACCGAACTGATCGGATTATATTGCATCAATTCTTTTTTGTCCAGCAAATCATCCACACGGCGGGTAAAGAATTCCATAGAACCGGTAATCCTATTCTGGAGAAATCCGAAATCAAGACCCACATTCAATTCAGTCGTAGTCTCCCATTTCAAATTAGGATTTGCCAGCTGGCTTTGTGCCACACCGACAGACTGCTGGTCGCCAAAGTTGTAATTATCCCCTGTAGAATAGAGAGCCAATGCATTATTTCCAATATTCGAGTTACCGGTTTGTCCCAGGCTGACACGCCATTTCAAATCAGAAACAATCTGTTGTTCCGACATAAATTGTTCATTGATCATACGCCATGCCAAAGCTACGGAAGGGAAATATCCCCATTTATGGTTTTCCGCAAACTTAGAAGATGCATCACCACGCATAGTGGCAGAAATCAAATAACGGTCAGCATAATTATAATTCAAGCGGGCAAAAACAGATCCCAGCACTTCTTCATTATCAAACGAACCGACAGACGGTTTCGTATTTTCACCGGCAGCCAGGTTATTCCATTTAAAAGCATCCGTAATAAAACGGCTGTTACCCGCATTGAAACCATTTGAATTAAAATGCTGATAAGAATAGCCGGCCATTGCAGAAAAATTATGTATTTCATTAAATGTTTTTGTATAAGAAGCTGTCAAATCAAATAATTTACTTGAACGGTTCGAATACGATTTAGAAGCCTCACCACCAGCCTTTTGTCCATACAATGTGGTTTTAGGCACATATGTATTACGTTCACCTTTCTCCTGCTGGAAACCGGCATTCATTTTCAGATCCAACCCTTCGAACGGGGTAACGATCAAATAGAAGTTTCCTAATAGCTGGTTAACCGTACTTTCATCCGTCATATCCAACAGAGAAACGGCATTTGCCAAATACGGCTGATCCGGGTCCAAGGTATAATTTCCCTCATCATCATAAATCGGAAGAGACGGGTTTGCATTCATCGCAGCTCTGATAACTCCGGCATTCTCATTTTGCCCACTACCTAATGCCACGTTATCGCTTTTCACCTGACTAACATTGAAATTAATACCGGTTTTAATATATTTACCTAACTTCTGATCGAAATTAGCACGACCGGAATAACGCTGAATACCATTATTCTTAACTACTCCCTGATGATCATAATAATTTCCGGAAATATAATAAGAAGTCTTGTCCGTACCTCCGGTCAACGACAAATTGTGCTGTGTAATGACACCGTTTCTTTCCACGGCTCCCAGCCAATCCGTTGTCTGGGCATTTGCTATCTGATCATTCGAGTATTTCGGACTAAAAGGAGCCACCGCAGACGGATCGGTGTTTCCATAAACTCCTAATTTGTTTTCCGACAAATAATCTTCATAAAGAACCCGGTTTGTTTCTGTCATAAAGCCTTGTGCATCCAACATATCAATCTGTTTGACTCTCTTTTGAAAAGAGACGGAACCGGAATACTGTACTTTCGGCTTTTCACCTTGTTTTCCCCGTTTTGTTGTGATCAATACAACACCATTGGCAGCCCGGGCTCCATAGATAGCAGTTGCAGATGCATCTTTCAGAATTTCAATGGAAGCTATATCTGCCGGATTCAAATTATTCAGAGGTGATTTACTCCCTGATTCATATCTGTTACCACTTCCCGGCTCCATGTTTTCCGTAGATATAGGGAAACCGTCGATTACATAAAGAGGTCCGCTATTCCCGGCACCACCGGACGCATTACCACGGATCTGCATCCAAACACCTCCACCGGGTTGTGCACTTTGTAAAGAGACTTGCATACCGGCAGCCTTCCCAGTCAGCATCTGTCCTAAAGACATATTCCCGGCCTGGGGTAAATCGTCTGCTTTAACCTGAGTGATTGCGCCGGTCAGGTTACTTTTCTTAACCGTACCGTAACCGATCACCACAACTTCCTCAAGGCTCTTTGTATCTTCTTTCATACTTACATTAATGATAGCCTTGTCTTTAACGGTCACTTCCTGAGTCAAATATCCGATATAAGAGAACTGAAGGACTGCATTAGACGGAACTTCCAACGTATAGTTACCATCCAGATCTGTCGTAGTTCCCTGTACGGTGCCTTTAACCAGGATATTAGCACCGATGATCGGCTCACCATTCATATCGGTAATAACCCCCGAAACTTTTCTGGTCTGTTGTGGTCCGGTCAGGCTAGTTTTATCCGTATCTACCCTGCGAAGAGAAATATAGTTTTTTGAGAACTCATACGTAATACCTAAATTTCTCAACGTTTTATCAAGTACTTCGGAGATCGGTTTATTACGGGCATCGACTTTCACTTTCTGTTGTAAATCAATGTCATTCTCCCCATATACAAAAAGATAATTTGTTTGTTGCTCGATCTCATTGATCAGTTTATCCAATGAGATTGATTTCTCTGCAATTGTGATCCGAATATTCTGCGAATTAGAGATCGTTGCGTGAGTACTAAGGATACCCACAAGAATTAAAAAGACGGATAATCTCATAATACGAATAAGATGCTTAATTTCAATATCTTTAATAAAGTCAACGAATAGCAATAAGTTTTTTTTCATAACTTTGCTTCTAATTTAAAGTTAATACTGTTTTTATCTGAGTGCAAAAAAGAAAGAATAGTACGACTTTGGGGACAGGTGTACCACCACTTGTCCCTGTTTTTTACTATTCCCAGGTTGATTTTTAATACGTCATAGGCAATAGATTTAAGTGAAACAATATTTAGTAAATCTCTATGAGACTCTCATTCTCTATCTTATAATTAAAACGATGTACTCCCTGAAGCGCTTTCAAAATATCTTTTACTTCATCGTTCTGCCGGAACTTTCCTGAAACTTTATGATTCAAAGAGGTTGCCTCCTTCAGCTCAAACTTTACATTGTACCACAATGAAAGATAATTAAGTATTTCAGAGAAAGGAACACCGGTAAAACTGAATATCCCGTTTTTCAGATAATCCTCATTGTTAAAAACACAACCGGTCTTTATTAGCCGGTTATTCTCCAAATAGGCTTTTTCATTGGGAGAAAGGATCACATTATTTTCCTGGTTCTCCCTGTCATATACCTGGACCGATCCCTCTACCAGATCCGTTTCGAACCGAGGTGATTCCGAATAGGCAAAGACATTGAACTTCGTACCCAGTACTTTTACATCATACTTTTTCGTCTGGACTATAAAAGGATGTCTGGCATCTTTTGCCACCGAGAAATATCCTTCTCCGTCAAGTTCTACCACACGGTTCTTTTTATTGAACTGGTTGGGGACCCTTACTTTCGTCCGCGGACTAAGCCACGCTTCTGTTCCGTCAGCCAACGTTATATACACACGCTGTCCTTTGGGAACATCGATCAACGTACTGGCTGTATCTTCCAATCCGCTATATTGCGTAAATGCAAACCATGTACCGATGATGGCTATAGCTGCAACAGCCGCGTATCTTAGCGCATATATGGAAAAAGAACGGAATCTCTTCCTTCTTATTCGGGTCTGCAATTCCTCCATTTTCCGGGAACTCCACACTTCATCCCCTTTCTGATGAGCCATAGAAGACAACGCCACCGATATTTGCATACGAGCGTACTCCTTCTTTTCTTCCTCGCTGGCATTAATCTGGTCAAGAAGCTGGTCCTTCTCCTTCAGAGAAAGCTCATCTGTAAAATATTTATTTATTTGTTCATCCATGAACTTCTGAATATTATTGATTTCATAGATACAACGAAATAAATAAAAAACACCCCTAGATGAAAACTAACTTTTTTTGAAAAAAAGTAACTGCTAAATAATAAAGATAAATAAAGGAAGGTAATCTTTCAGTTCGACACGCAGTTTTTTTAGTGCTGTAATCATCTGATTTTCTACAGTTTTAGTCGATATATTCAGTCGTTCGGCGATCTCCCTGTATTTTAGTCCCTCCATCCGGCTCAAGATAAAAACTTCACGACATTTCTCCGGCAGGCTATTGATGGCATTGTTTAAAATGACTTCAATATCATCTGTAGAAAGAGCATTTTCGTCAAATTGCTGGAGGGCATACATTTTCAGTTGTAACTCTTTATCCATCACCATTTCGAACTCTTCCCTCTTCCGTTCCACCAATTTCTTCTGTCTGATAAAATCAATACATCTGTTTTTCACCAATACAAAAAGAAAAGCGTTCAGATTGGAAAGGTTTCCCAATACCTCCTGATGCTCCCACAAGTAGATAAAGATATCCTGAATTATATTTTCAGCATCTTCCGTCGACAAAACAAACTCACGGGCAAAGCGGACCAGTTTCGGAAAGTATATCGAATATACTTTTGAAAAATCAGGGGCATTTCTATATATGGCATCCTTTTGCATGTGAAGTCTATGATATTTGTTAGAAAGTTGATCTCATGCAGACAAAAGTATAGAATTATTCTATAAGATACGTTTTTTGCATAAAAAAAGACAAGCCTGCTCCTACAGGCTTGTCTCTTCAATCAATATTAATAAAAAGTTTTTTACTAAATAGTATAATATTCTTCCCACCCTTTACGCGGAGGCTGGCCGGAAAGCATCCGGTTAGCAAAATCGTCATTGACGATCTCTTTCGTCTCACGATCGAGCACCAGCTTACGATTCAAGCGCTGAGCCAATACTCCTAGACAGAAGACCTGGCTTAACGGACCGGCAATGGAGAACGGTGAACGTGTCTTTTCCTTTCCCTGGCAAGCCAGCAGGAAGTTGGCATAATGATTCGACGGGCTTTTCTGATATTCCGGAAGAGCCGGATTCAAATCCTTCGCAATCTTATCCGGAATGACAGACAAGGTACTGCCATGAGAACCACCTTTGAACGTCAACGTTTTCGTATAAATCTCCTTACCCGGGTTCAACTTCATCAATTGAAGTTTACCTCCGGCTACAGTCGGTATATTCGGGTCGACATCAGAGGAACCAAAGTTTTCCGGTACAGGAGGAATATTATCCAAACCATCATACCAGGTCACATCTATTGCCGGCATATTTCCCCTTTCAGGGAATTTGAACAGGATCGTGGAAGACATCGGGAAGAAGAATGGATTATGATCTTTCAAATATAAAGGATTCACTTCCGAGGGCAATCCCATATCCAGAAATTCATGAGCCGTATCGAGGATATGTGCTCCCCAGTCTCCCAGCGCGCCCATACCGAAATCATACCAGCAACGCCACTGTCCCATATGATAATCATGATTATAATCATGGTGCTGCACTACACCCAGCCAGGTATCCCAATCCATTGTTTCAGGAATCGGTTCACCCATCGGCATATGTTTAATATTCGGATTCCAGCCATGCCAACGGCGCGGAGAGTTCATATGAGCTGTGATAGCTGTCACATCCTTGATCAATCCGGCTTCTTTCCAGGCTTTGAACTGGAAGTAATTTGCTTCCGAGTGTCCCTGGTTACCCATTTGTGTAACAACACCGTATTTCTTTTCACCCCGCATCATCAGTTCTATTTCCTGGAAAGTACGGGCCATCGGCTTTTCTACATATACATGTTTGCCATGAGCC
This is a stretch of genomic DNA from Parabacteroides chongii. It encodes these proteins:
- a CDS encoding FecR family protein is translated as MDEQINKYFTDELSLKEKDQLLDQINASEEEKKEYARMQISVALSSMAHQKGDEVWSSRKMEELQTRIRRKRFRSFSIYALRYAAVAAIAIIGTWFAFTQYSGLEDTASTLIDVPKGQRVYITLADGTEAWLSPRTKVRVPNQFNKKNRVVELDGEGYFSVAKDARHPFIVQTKKYDVKVLGTKFNVFAYSESPRFETDLVEGSVQVYDRENQENNVILSPNEKAYLENNRLIKTGCVFNNEDYLKNGIFSFTGVPFSEILNYLSLWYNVKFELKEATSLNHKVSGKFRQNDEVKDILKALQGVHRFNYKIENESLIEIY
- a CDS encoding DUF5054 domain-containing protein, coding for MKRILISLLIISLGIVQLNGQEINTSVEKVYVVFKTHLDVGFTDLSSVVTQRYITEFIPKALDVSEKLRAENASEKYVWTTGAWLIWKYLHTASPKEVERLETAIRRGDIVWNSVPYTVESESMNRDLFETCLLLSHKLDEKYGKKTIAAKMTDVPGHTRSIVAPMSRAGIRFLHIGVNPACPIPSVPEFCRWRDTDGSELILVYQQDYGSENILPGGKAVISINFTGDNHGPHPYEKVKAIYADLHKRYPKARLIASSFNEIAEELIAMQDQLPVVTSEIGDTWIYGYGSAPIRMAKFRALSELYSQWLREKKIDKNSDAALDFALELGLIAEHTQGVDVKTHLHNWDKYDTDLFLPARSTAPFRKAEASWKELDDYIYNAIQYLPQNLQVEALAKMKEIDEPVVPSFTEKSQSVASTPWQAAVLKNDILKIEGLSYQMYDAADYQHYLDNYLRAHYGWALADIGKPELDKSKAISVSLPAQTIRQEVRKEKKGIRTVNELVFPERPEVDRRVYPEKMYVDVLEYKNGKKAEVTLTIKDKPAVRLPEAYWLSFNTDDILSIVAEKVGERVDLFDVVEKGNRQQHGIDRYVDLVTSSGTIRIWSEAAFLVNVGEARGINYSLEYPDKKGGIHFNLSNNLWNTNFRMWNEGSLTYRFTIERID
- a CDS encoding RagB/SusD family nutrient uptake outer membrane protein — protein: MKRLILKNAISLLAVCSLGLTSCLDLDPVVNDKIIPENYFQNEDDARAAVTAIYRPFIAGWSGSIFSAHVASYFMESNLVTDEMGLTRNDLEVVERFLWSSTESNVTKHYTNFIKHVSRATLLMDDLQRTPMNEDRKNELIAQVQCARGQYMFMLYDFYGTAGVVTDPEILRNPENEVILERLSKEEFVKLIESDLKSAASVLPSTYAANDWGRFTKGAAYAILVKLYMQEKRWQDAEAACREITKLGYDLQPSYSSVFSVENAKNNEIIWAIPCLAEGGEGNMWLTHIVPPGYPLANNKIQRWYVHNTPWSFYDKYEKGDDRLNSLVGEFKYLPEGATDSVLATRDNFEHLKKGALPIKYPEDPKQTTEYSGNDVVVHRYADVLLELAEAINEQNGPTAEAISYVEQIRARVGLSNSIPAAATASKEAFRDFILDERGRELFCEGHRRRDLIRHDKLISTAHEEGYTTAQPHMVLFPIPQNIIDESQGKIKQNPGY
- a CDS encoding Gfo/Idh/MocA family oxidoreductase, with protein sequence MKSEDISRRSFLKRALALSAATAVPSFWIPSKAGAMPGVPFVSANEKVNIAFIGIGNRGGEIAKELYKTGLCNVVALCDVDMGAKHTQELISMFPKVPRYQDFRKMFDQMADKIDAVTVGVPDHAHFPITMEAMAHGKHVYVEKPMARTFQEIELMMRGEKKYGVVTQMGNQGHSEANYFQFKAWKEAGLIKDVTAITAHMNSPRRWHGWNPNIKHMPMGEPIPETMDWDTWLGVVQHHDYNHDYHMGQWRCWYDFGMGALGDWGAHILDTAHEFLDMGLPSEVNPLYLKDHNPFFFPMSSTILFKFPERGNMPAIDVTWYDGLDNIPPVPENFGSSDVDPNIPTVAGGKLQLMKLNPGKEIYTKTLTFKGGSHGSTLSVIPDKIAKDLNPALPEYQKSPSNHYANFLLACQGKEKTRSPFSIAGPLSQVFCLGVLAQRLNRKLVLDRETKEIVNDDFANRMLSGQPPRKGWEEYYTI
- a CDS encoding RNA polymerase sigma-70 factor encodes the protein MQKDAIYRNAPDFSKVYSIYFPKLVRFAREFVLSTEDAENIIQDIFIYLWEHQEVLGNLSNLNAFLFVLVKNRCIDFIRQKKLVERKREEFEMVMDKELQLKMYALQQFDENALSTDDIEVILNNAINSLPEKCREVFILSRMEGLKYREIAERLNISTKTVENQMITALKKLRVELKDYLPLFIFII
- a CDS encoding TonB-dependent receptor, producing MKKNLLLFVDFIKDIEIKHLIRIMRLSVFLILVGILSTHATISNSQNIRITIAEKSISLDKLINEIEQQTNYLFVYGENDIDLQQKVKVDARNKPISEVLDKTLRNLGITYEFSKNYISLRRVDTDKTSLTGPQQTRKVSGVITDMNGEPIIGANILVKGTVQGTTTDLDGNYTLEVPSNAVLQFSYIGYLTQEVTVKDKAIINVSMKEDTKSLEEVVVIGYGTVKKSNLTGAITQVKADDLPQAGNMSLGQMLTGKAAGMQVSLQSAQPGGGVWMQIRGNASGGAGNSGPLYVIDGFPISTENMEPGSGNRYESGSKSPLNNLNPADIASIEILKDASATAIYGARAANGVVLITTKRGKQGEKPKVQYSGSVSFQKRVKQIDMLDAQGFMTETNRVLYEDYLSENKLGVYGNTDPSAVAPFSPKYSNDQIANAQTTDWLGAVERNGVITQHNLSLTGGTDKTSYYISGNYYDHQGVVKNNGIQRYSGRANFDQKLGKYIKTGINFNVSQVKSDNVALGSGQNENAGVIRAAMNANPSLPIYDDEGNYTLDPDQPYLANAVSLLDMTDESTVNQLLGNFYLIVTPFEGLDLKMNAGFQQEKGERNTYVPKTTLYGQKAGGEASKSYSNRSSKLFDLTASYTKTFNEIHNFSAMAGYSYQHFNSNGFNAGNSRFITDAFKWNNLAAGENTKPSVGSFDNEEVLGSVFARLNYNYADRYLISATMRGDASSKFAENHKWGYFPSVALAWRMINEQFMSEQQIVSDLKWRVSLGQTGNSNIGNNALALYSTGDNYNFGDQQSVGVAQSQLANPNLKWETTTELNVGLDFGFLQNRITGSMEFFTRRVDDLLDKKELMQYNPISSVMANIGAKGSKGFELGITSRNLIGEFSWSTDVVFSLYRDRWLERNPQWKKAIYENEKDMLNSYYLYISDGLVQPGDMNPDGTCKLPHMPNAKPGMIKYKDLNGRDEDGNLVEGPDGKLDDADVIYLGTKTSKFYLGFGNTFAYKGFDLNIFFYGYFGRQLENPAYDWYLKRSWFLKNGVNMATAVRDRWAHDNQTGKYPTSIMNPYDRSSDFWLENANFLRCKNITLGYTLPKIKNLDKVIQNLRVYGDVQNPFVITKYSGVDPEMDGMAAYPTQLTVSFGVDITF